The following coding sequences lie in one Danio rerio strain Tuebingen ecotype United States chromosome 25, GRCz12tu, whole genome shotgun sequence genomic window:
- the ndufa9a gene encoding NADH dehydrogenase [ubiquinone] 1 alpha subcomplex subunit 9, mitochondrial (The RefSeq protein has 1 substitution compared to this genomic sequence), with protein sequence MAAVTLICRPAGVLPKLSGTCSPVLLAAAPVTVQQRKIHHAVVPRGKGGRSSISGLAATVFGATGFLGRYVVNRLGRMGSQVVIPYRCDQYDLMYLRPMGDLGQIIFMEWDPRNKESIQRAISHSNVVINLVGREWETSNYKYEDVFVSIPLQIARATREAGIKKFIHMSHLNADIRSPSKYLRNKAVGEEAVRNEFPDAIIMKPSELFGREDRFLNHFANMRWFGTAVPLIAMGKKTVKQPVHVVDVAKAIINAIQDPEANGKTYALVGPNRYLLHDLVEYLYSVAHRPFMPYPLPRPLYHLVARFFEMNPFEPWTTRDKVDRLHTSDLKYPDLPGLEDLGITPASIEQKAIETLRRHRRQRFFEAAVGEAKPSKTVNF encoded by the exons ATGGCGGCTGTCACACTGATTTGCCGTCCTGCGGGTGTCCTTCCCAAGCTTTCAG GCACCTGTTCTCCGGTGTTGCTGGCAGCAGCTCCTGTGACGGTACAGCAGAGGAAGATCCATCATGCCATAGTGCCCCGTGGAAAAGGAGGCCGCTCATCCATTAGTGGACTCGCTGCCACTGTTTTTGGAGCCACTGGCTTTCTTGGCCGATATGTTGTCAACCGTCTAG GACGTATGGGTTCCCAGGTTGTGATCCCTTACCGATGTGACCAGTATGATCTCATGTACCTCAGACCTATGGGCGATTTGGGACAGATCATCTTTATG gaatggGATCCAAGAAACAAGGAGTCAATCCAAAGAGCAATCTCTCACTCCAACGTGGTGATCAACCTTGTCGGAAGAGAATGGGAGACCAG caactaCAAGTATGAGGATGTGTTCGTCTCCATCCCTCTGCAGATTGCGAGGGCAACTCGTGAAGCTGGAATTAAAAAGTTCATTCATATGTCGCACCTTAACGCAGACATCCGCAGCCCCTCCAAGTATCTGAGAAATAAG GCAGTCGGTGAGGAGGCGGTGAGAAACGAGTTCCCTGATGCCATCATTATGAAACCCTCTGAGCTCTTTGGAAGAGAGGACAGGTTCTTGAACCACTTTGCTA acaTGCGCTGGTTTGGCACAGCTGTACCTCTAATTGCAATGGGCAAGAAGACAGTCAAGCAGCCTGTTCAT GTGGTAGATGTGGCCAAAGCCATCATTAATGCTATCCAGGACCCTGAAGCTAATGGGAAAACCTATGCACTAGTTGG GCCCAATCGGTATCTACTTCATGATTTGGTTGAATATTTATACTCCGTGGCCCACAGGCCATTTATGCCATACCCTTTGCCTCGCCCTCTCTATCA CCTCGTCGCAAGGTTTTTTGAGATGAACCCTTTCGAGCCCTGGACAACCCGTGATAAAGTCGACCGG TTGCACACATCGGACTTGAAGTACCCTGACCTCCCGGGACTGGAGGATTTGGGCATCACACCTGCTTCCATCGAGCAGAAGGCCATTGAAACCTTGCGCCGCCATCGCCGTCAACGATTCTTTGAAGCAGCGGTTGGAGAGGCCAAGCCCTCCAAAACAGTCAACTTTTAA